One genomic region from Drosophila subpulchrella strain 33 F10 #4 breed RU33 chromosome 2R, RU_Dsub_v1.1 Primary Assembly, whole genome shotgun sequence encodes:
- the LOC119550154 gene encoding NADH dehydrogenase [ubiquinone] 1 alpha subcomplex subunit 11, whose amino-acid sequence MSLLRAKYYDHPDGEDAFGKIVATNKYAVSAGLAWSMFDVLTLSKPQGYLPTLGRFAYNTGPLMGMATAFTLTTLAATNARGKDDKINYLIGGFAAGGVFGAWKHNHVAGLCAGLFLGIAGVIKKMSIEQGWEFFPDTPLKQYGGLNIAENDWTIMADRPKNWTTEKPQDQKA is encoded by the exons ATGTCGCTGCTCCGCGCCAAGTACTACGACCATCCCGATGGGGAGGATGCCTTTGGCAAGATAGTGGCCACCAACAAGTACGCGGTATCCGCCGGACTGGCCTGGTCCATGTTCGACGTGCTGACGCTCTCCAAGCCCCAGGGCTACCTGCCCACCTTGGGCCGCTTCGCCTACAACACCGGTCCGCTGATGGGCATGGCCACGGCATTTACTCTGACCACTCTGGCGGCCACAAATGCCCGCGGCAAGGACGACAA AATTAACTACCTTATCGGTGGTTTCGCGGCTGGCGGCGTCTTTGGAGCCTGGAAACACAACCACGTAGCTGGTCTCTGCGCCGGTCTCTTCCTGG GCATCGCTGGCGTCATCAAGAAGATGTCCATTGAACAGGGCTGGGAGTTCTTCCCCGACACTCCTCTCAAGCAATACGGTGGCCTAAACATTGCCGAAAACGACTGGACCATCATGGCCGATCGCCCCAAGAACTGGACCACGGAGAAGCCACAGGACCAGAAGGCGTAA